Proteins co-encoded in one Pseudophryne corroboree isolate aPseCor3 chromosome 1, aPseCor3.hap2, whole genome shotgun sequence genomic window:
- the LOC134928466 gene encoding putative nuclease HARBI1: MSQGQFSKVLRRVCQAFLKRVKQFIDMPLDVGALDVVKRQFEEGGSRFPHVIGVVDGTHVAIQPPRHNEEIYRNRKLFHSLNVMVVCGPSLQILSLNAKFTGSSHDAYVIRQSGIWQRLRASQRADMWLLGDRGYPCTPWLMTPYRNPRPGPQMAFNSALTATRQLVERTIGVLKGRFRVLHRTGGDIMYSPEMASKIVVLCAILHNIAVRSSVELPQAEELPDEEPGVVRHFGGGSVTRRGSQVRARIVAEYFS; encoded by the exons atgtcgcagggccagttcagtaaggtcctgcggcgtgtctgccaggctttcctaaagcgggtgaagcaattcattgatatgcctttggatgttggtgccctagatgtggtgaagcggcaatttgaggaaggtggtagtcgcttcccacatgttattggggttgtggatggcacacatgttgctattcagccaccaagacataatgaagaaatttatagaaacaggaaactgtttcattctctgaatgtaatggttgtttgtgggccatccctccagatcctttccctgaatgccaagtttactggaagttcacatgatgcatatgtcattagacaatcagggatatggcagagattaagagcaagtcaacgagcagacatgtggttattgg gagaccgtggatatccttgcaccccctggctcatgactccttaccgtaatcccaggccaggaccacagatggcatttaactccgcgcttactgccactaggcagctggtggagcgcacaattggtgtccttaaagggcggtttcgtgtgctccaccgcactggtggcgacatcatgtattcgccggagatggcaagtaaaatagtggtcctgtgcgcaatactacataatatcgcggtaaggagtagtgtagagcttcctcaggcagaggaattgcctgatgaggagccaggggttgttcgacacttcggtggtgggagtgttacacggagggggagccaagtgagggcaaggattgttgccgaatatttcag